The following DNA comes from Lonchura striata isolate bLonStr1 chromosome 4, bLonStr1.mat, whole genome shotgun sequence.
gtgtcctggtgctgctgcagcttgtgTGACCATTCTGTTCCAGCAGAAACATTCTCATCCTCTTAGTATGAATTAGCACAAGTGCAGCTCGGAGAGCTTTCAGAGGAACTGCTGCTAcctgcctggctgcagaaaCATGCCTCATGGGCATTTTCTGCCCTTTTGGCTGAGGAACACCCTCAGTGTTCTGCCCGTGGTTGCGATCATGCTGGATGGCATTTGTTGGTCGCCCCTGACTGTTCATTCTCTGCTTTGTTTGTCACCACACAGGTTCCAGTGACTTGCTGTTCCTCTCTCAGGCCCAGGTGTCAAGAAGCAGCAAAACATGTTCTTGTTTGTCATTTTCTGCAGGTGGAAAAGGGATGGAAGTGGCAATAAAGTTGCCCATCCAGTTTCTGGCAAGAACGTCTTGCAGTTTGTAGCCATCAAGAGGAGAGACTGTGGGGAATGGGCCATCCCAGGGGTAAGGGCAAAGCTTCAGGGGCAGCTGGCATTTACCTGCTGGTGAAGCCATGAGGCAGATATGGCACACATGTGATGCAGATGGATGTAATGTACTTAGAGCTAGGATTTAAAATGTGTAGAATCTGAGGGacagtattttttgtttgtttgttttccccccTCTAAGGGGATGGTGGACCCAGGGGAGAAGATCACTGCTACCCTGAAGCGAGAATTTGAAGAGGAGGCCTTGAACTCTCTGGAGAAATCCCCTGAGGAGAAAGCAAAATTGGAGAAGCAGCTCCAGAAGCTGTTCAGCCAGGAACACTTCGTGGTGAGCTCCATGTCTCTTGTGGTAGCCTTTTGAGCTCTGCATGTAACTCACAGTTGTATGGAACCTGAAGAAGTgcagctgaaatgaaaataagttgTGATGTTCATCTTCTTGAGGTATAGGAAATTGAAGGGACTTTTGAAAACTCTGTAAGGGCAAATGTctcagagggaaagaaaaaagtatgaCTGATTCCACCTTGTTTGTTTTGACACTGAGCTTGTTCTGGTTTGTTTGGGGCCTTATAGGTGTACAGAGGATATGTGGATGACCCTCGTAACACTGATAATGCCTGGATGGAGACAGAGGCTGTGAACTATCATGATGAAACAGGTAAATATCTCCAGTCATGCTCTTAGTTGCCTTTTACTCCATATGTTGATTTGAAATTGGGGCTGTTGTTGAGCTGAGAATGGCAATTGAATCAGGGGAGCATGAAAGTCAGGTGTAAAATATAGGACTAGATTCTTACATTAATCTGTTGTCTTGGACTCTCATTTTTCACCTATCAGATAAATCAAGCTACTTAGATGCTTCTGATGTATTCAAGCCAGAGACTTCATGCAATGACATTTCCACTGAATTTTGGATAGTAGATGCCAGTTGTGAAGTTTCACATGTCACTGGTCCTAGATTTATCAGACCCCAGAAGCAGTGGAGATGGTGTATCTTTGGCCTCTGTCTCCAGTACAGAATAGAAGAGCATTTCCTTTGTTGTTTATGAAGTCCTGagattctttttaaaaacagagtgaaaacttgggggaaaaaaaaacaattcagaAGCCTTTATGCATCCCCTTTTAAAAACTAGTATTTTTATAAGTTTCAGAATTCAGTTGGTCCTGTAGAATAGTATGTGAGAAAAGGAGCAGTCAAATATtaaagaaacaagcaaaaatgCAGGCAGATGTATTGGCTAAATGTGGGGTAATAAGTACATGTTGTCATGATGGTTTAAAGTAACTTTCCATGCTGCTGGTGATATCCTAGAAATGATGACAGGGTGTTAACACAATTTCTGCCATTCAGATTTGCCTTAAAATAGTGCAAGTCTGAAAAAGGTTTCCAGCACAGAAGCAGTGAGAGATTTAGTTGTTTTTTCTCTAAGAAGCCATTGAAGGTTGCTGCCTGTGAAGGAGCATTGTGGAAGAACTAATAGAATGTGAGagggggaaaaggcaggaagaaaAGATGCAATAGCATGTTCTAACTCTCATTTTGTGAACAGGTGAGACGATGGATAACGTGCCTCTGGAAGCAGGTGATGATGCTGGAGTGGTGAAGTGGGTTGACATCAGTGAGAAGCTTAAGCTGTATGCGAGTCACAGCTACTTCATCAAGTTGGTGACCGAGAAATGGGGAGCCCACTGGAGTGAGGATCCTGCCTCTGAGTGCCACAAGTGATGGAGACTGACAGACTGAGAGGAGAATATGTTTTCCAGCCTTGAAACAGATGTCTTGTCATCCTCAGTGAAAATTGTGTGAAATTCAGCTGGGAGAAATGCTGGACAGTGATAAACATAGGCTTTTTGAGAGACTTCAGATTGCTTCTTTTGATTTCTTAGCTAGTGTGAAATGAGAAGAATGTGGAGctcttgctttgctttcttgGCTTCATTATTTGCAGCTGTTTCATAATGTCTGCAGATCTGCATGGCAGCACTGGCATTCTGACTGGTGGTAGTTCACAGGCTCTTTGTttttgcattgattttttttcaggaatatgAATCCCTAAGGAATGAGAGACTTGTAGGATAACCTGAATAATGGCTTAAATTAAGTGCTGCATAATAAAgtgaaatttcttttctgagtcatTTCATTTAACATAACTCTGCAGGGATTTTCTACTTTGAGAGATTAGTTTTCATATTCAATTACTTCTTAGTTTACAGTGtatggatattctcagttcagtcagagagaaaaggtGAGATATTTCTACCAGGCTAAGCCTGAGAAAGAGTACGAAAGGAATGTAAACAATTattatctctctctctctctgttcacattgtttataggtATGTTCTGCTACACTGACCTAAGTCCAAGTGTACCAATGGTGTGAAAGGTTTTCACTTTGAGACCAATCATATTTCACCTTAGTGATCCTGGTAATAAAAGAGGAACACTACttgttaataattttcttttctttgccttttgaTCTTGGAGTCTTTTctattcccatcctgcctcaacagcaacaACAGTGTGGCTGGGATTCACATCTGAATGTGTGACTGTGCCTCTGTGTCAAAAGAAAACTATTGGAAGATGAAACTTCATGACTGATTTGAGGAGATGAATTTTGTGATTCCTTCTCTTCCCACGGCCTGTGGGGTACAGTTCAGCTGTTGTGGAGGCTGCATCATAAACAGAATCAGTGGAAAGAGCAGCCTTGAAGTATAATCTTGTAAATTGTGCTGGTTTCTTACCCTGAAGGTGATGTGAGTAACTTGCAGTAAAGAGGCTGATGGCAGCCTTCTGTGGCATTTATGCTGCTAACAGGGGCTGCACAGCAGTTGCAGgtatttctctctgtgtttttaATCAATTACTGTTAATTTTGTACTGGTGTTAGGAgttggtgacagtgacagctgAAAGTTGATGTTAAGACCTGAGGACATCAGGAATTGTGATCCATGTGTTGAAGTAAGTTGGTGATAAGTGTCATGGTGTGGAATTACCTTGTGTAACGGTACTGTGACACACTCATGCACTGTTGAGACTTTATCCACATCCTCCTTAACTAATTAATGGGTTTAGGACTTTCTCCTTTTCACCTCTACCCCCGCCTCACAATTAGCTAGTGAAACCTGGAGGATTTTATGGGTGTTTAATGCAGAAAACTTGCAGAGTGGGAATCTTGCAGAGTTATTAATATGTTCCTTTCAAAGGAAAAGGTAATGTCAAAaggtattattttttctttcaatccTTGCTCACCTCTTCTGCCTATCAGATTTCTTCTGTGACATGATGCACTATGCAGAGTAGACTCTCAGCAGTGTAGTTGGTTTTGAAAGCATGATCTACATGACAGTCAGGGGATGTGGATCTACAATCTCTATATACAGTTTTTACTATTCTGTCTTGCAtcagaaaaccacaaaatatcAGTAATCGTGCCTTCTTCAgatgtttggggttatttttgctTCTCAGCTGATAAAAAcgactgggtttttttgtaacaACCCCTACTAATTCTTAGAGGATTGGCAGGCTCGGCAGTGGAAATGTGTTTTGGAAAGAGTATTTGTTGTTTATATTTTCACTGTAGATATTCTGACTGCAGCAATGCTGGAGGAGTGCTCAGGTGATAACACTGAGAGTACTGAAGTTGCAAACTGAGAGACAGCAtaaattctttttcctgaagaaatggGAATTTGTGGGTTAAAGTCATTACCTTTTGAGgccagctgtgtgctggcagTGTACTTGCAGTTTGAGAGCTGTGCTTTCTGCCACCCAGCTCTGTGTGGGttaaacaaaaagcagaaagagcAAATAAGCAATAGGCTGCAGTCAGGCTGGAAAAGTGCTGTCAAAATTACTTTCTTCCCCAAGACATTTGAAGTCCCAGAGAAAGGATCTTTTCCAAATTGAACTAGCATAGAGAACGTGCTTTTGTACATGCCATCCAGGTTGAGTTACTTACACACTGCTTTGTAATGTTGCAGAATGTGAAGTGAGCAACAAGTCAGaattatggaaaaaaactgGCAGTGCTAGGAAGTAATCTCTGGTTTGTGTAAGTTCTTTTGTTGAAAATAAGCTCTTTTTTTGTATCCCAGGGCATCAGCCTGGTGTTGGACTACAATTATCAGCCTGTGCTGCTTTCAGAGCAAATTAGCAGAGGGAGATGGGACTTCCACTATTTAAGCTACCAAAATAGCATTTCTGCCTTCCATCTTCTTTTCTTTGGAGAGGGGATGAGGTTCAAGTGAAAGGTGTTTGCTGATCATCCTTTGTAGGAATagaattttgggctttttccttAAAGCAGAATATGCCTGGAATGTTTTCAGTAAAGTGCTTACCTTAAAATCACAAATTTATGGAGATTCAGGAATAATTTCATCCTgttctgaggtttttttgtgcTTAAATTGTGCCTCTCTTGAGGAGAGAAAAAGATGGGCAAAGATGAAAGAAGCAATTTTCTTCAACAAAATTGTGAGAAAACCCGTATATCCAATAGACTTCTATTTTATTTGAGACTTCTATGCAGCGTGTTAAATTGACAATACAGTAAATAAAGGAAACAGGTCCCATTTCAGTGAGTGATAAAATCTACATTCTATAATTCTACTGAAGAGTTTTGTGAGCAGCTTAGTCATTATGTTAGTAGTATTTATTGGTTAGGGAAGATCATGGATACATGTTGGGggaaacactgattttttaGCTCTGAAGTAGTTacatttttctgctgttaaTGAAAGTAGAAATTTTCTTCACTTGGGTTGTTTGATAAGAATTCAGTGAACATTATTCCACCATTTTCTTGAAAGCTGTTCAGCTGTTAATTACAGAAGTAAGCAGGATTCATCAGTTTTAGTGCAGTAGTGGGAGTCTGTTCAGCTGGGCTCAGAATAGGAGATTTTCATTTATGTCCTCTGCaacaaagaagaagaaaacattatTAACATTATATGTGAAATAGACATTTTTGTGCTGTATCACTATCAATAAAGTGACTGATGCTATGAATGA
Coding sequences within:
- the NUDT9 gene encoding ADP-ribose pyrophosphatase, mitochondrial isoform X1 — protein: MPLPAGAVPRAVVVLSFSVLLSARGAAPRRSARSNLSASCWSRLHPVNMFNSYNLKFHHRKALTSPYPGSHIERYQVPEDKVGWLTEWEDYNPVEYTAKSVLAGPNWADPQINDEGFSPKFNERDGEVERKSLNGLYAVENGRPRNPAGRTGLTGRGLLGRWGPNHAADPIVTRWKRDGSGNKVAHPVSGKNVLQFVAIKRRDCGEWAIPGGMVDPGEKITATLKREFEEEALNSLEKSPEEKAKLEKQLQKLFSQEHFVVYRGYVDDPRNTDNAWMETEAVNYHDETGETMDNVPLEAGDDAGVVKWVDISEKLKLYASHSYFIKLVTEKWGAHWSEDPASECHK
- the NUDT9 gene encoding ADP-ribose pyrophosphatase, mitochondrial isoform X2, coding for MLRAALPVRLPGSTGRDGNTGNGDSYIGLSNLSASCWSRLHPVNMFNSYNLKFHHRKALTSPYPGSHIERYQVPEDKVGWLTEWEDYNPVEYTAKSVLAGPNWADPQINDEGFSPKFNERDGEVERKSLNGLYAVENGRPRNPAGRTGLTGRGLLGRWGPNHAADPIVTRWKRDGSGNKVAHPVSGKNVLQFVAIKRRDCGEWAIPGGMVDPGEKITATLKREFEEEALNSLEKSPEEKAKLEKQLQKLFSQEHFVVYRGYVDDPRNTDNAWMETEAVNYHDETGETMDNVPLEAGDDAGVVKWVDISEKLKLYASHSYFIKLVTEKWGAHWSEDPASECHK